A part of Fibrobacter sp. genomic DNA contains:
- a CDS encoding tetratricopeptide repeat protein produces the protein MKKTDQLRQSGLSSLLILIIGFILACILFFGFLVIRHISRTYSPSIVNAEKYLKRGKINEAFALSERIGSDRPGYFLLRGKIWLAASMKKQDIQNWSEYGLDWDNWLKGEEIENALNDFKEAIRRDPSSAEARYFLGVIYREKGWFAEAENQFEEALSLDPKNLQITLGMASLLVKMDRLTEAESELREAYGIAPEDPAVLKSMAFLYRFYLQKPDSALVWLNRYLNHVKGRDLDINLAKKEFQELIERYPEYEPSEPQDWKKRKPRFIPRR, from the coding sequence ATGAAGAAAACTGACCAGCTACGGCAATCAGGCCTTTCTTCTCTGCTTATCCTGATAATCGGGTTTATTCTCGCTTGTATATTATTTTTCGGCTTTCTTGTAATCCGACATATCTCCCGAACCTATTCACCATCAATAGTAAACGCGGAAAAATACCTGAAGAGGGGCAAAATTAATGAAGCTTTTGCTCTTTCAGAAAGGATCGGTTCTGATCGGCCCGGGTATTTTCTTCTCAGGGGTAAAATCTGGCTTGCAGCAAGCATGAAAAAGCAGGACATTCAAAACTGGAGTGAGTACGGGCTTGACTGGGATAACTGGCTCAAGGGGGAGGAGATTGAGAATGCACTCAATGATTTCAAGGAGGCGATCAGGAGAGATCCCTCATCAGCAGAGGCCCGCTACTTTCTGGGAGTCATTTACAGGGAAAAGGGCTGGTTCGCTGAAGCGGAAAACCAGTTTGAGGAGGCATTGAGCCTCGATCCGAAAAATCTACAGATTACCCTGGGTATGGCATCCTTGCTTGTGAAGATGGACAGGTTAACGGAAGCAGAATCAGAACTCAGGGAAGCTTACGGTATAGCACCGGAAGATCCGGCGGTTTTAAAAAGCATGGCATTTCTCTACCGTTTTTACCTTCAGAAGCCTGACTCAGCACTGGTCTGGCTGAATCGGTACCTGAACCATGTCAAGGGTCGGGATCTTGACATCAATCTGGCGAAAAAAGAGTTTCAGGAACTGATAGAGCGCTACCCGGAATACGAACCATCTGAACCTCAAGACTGGAAAAAGAGAAAACCTCGCTTTATACCCCGCAGGTAA
- a CDS encoding diguanylate cyclase, giving the protein MPAIRKTKQEIIDELEQVRLELQGLVDKLDNGESKHQGDNLEGAIFHNVSEGIIVTDSQYRILKVNPGFTHITGYTPEEAIGKKPSILKSDKHDQDFYRNLFLQLEQTGKWQGEIWNRRKNGEIYPQWLTIVALGSLSARNGYLGIFTDITRYVNKDIQINNHAYYDPLTSLPNRHLLHDRLSFMVSHAKRNQTLMSVLLLDINRFKIINDTLGFGAGDALLQTISTRIRSCL; this is encoded by the coding sequence ATGCCGGCGATTAGAAAGACAAAACAAGAGATTATAGACGAGCTTGAACAAGTTCGTCTCGAACTTCAGGGCCTGGTTGACAAACTAGATAACGGTGAGTCGAAACATCAGGGTGACAATCTTGAGGGGGCAATTTTTCATAATGTCTCCGAGGGAATTATTGTTACTGACAGCCAATACAGGATTTTAAAAGTTAACCCCGGTTTCACCCACATAACAGGCTACACTCCCGAGGAAGCTATCGGCAAAAAGCCATCGATATTGAAATCTGACAAGCACGATCAGGATTTTTACAGAAATCTTTTTCTCCAGCTTGAACAGACCGGAAAATGGCAGGGCGAGATCTGGAACAGGCGTAAAAACGGGGAAATCTATCCACAGTGGCTAACAATTGTAGCACTCGGATCACTGAGTGCCAGGAACGGGTACCTGGGGATATTTACAGATATCACCCGTTATGTTAACAAAGATATCCAGATAAATAACCATGCCTATTATGACCCGCTGACAAGTCTCCCCAACCGCCATCTTCTGCATGACCGTCTCTCTTTTATGGTAAGCCACGCAAAACGCAACCAGACGCTCATGTCCGTTCTTCTTCTTGATATCAACAGATTCAAGATTATCAATGACACTCTGGGGTTTGGAGCCGGCGATGCTCTTCTTCAAACCATAAGCACCAGGATCAGGTCCTGCCTC
- a CDS encoding STAS domain-containing protein: MKYEIEEKGHFKMIRIIGNIDVVSNKTLDDAISGMIEQGHHHFVFNLERTTYLDSSGISIFIHCLCDVQQNNGSVYIIAEDNQVRRVLEMVGINRLIKTFDSEKEFLDAMKVSA; encoded by the coding sequence ATGAAATATGAAATCGAAGAAAAGGGCCATTTCAAGATGATACGCATTATCGGCAATATTGATGTGGTCTCCAACAAAACTCTTGATGATGCAATATCCGGTATGATTGAACAGGGACATCATCACTTCGTTTTCAACCTTGAACGTACAACTTATCTGGACAGTTCGGGAATAAGCATATTTATACACTGCCTTTGCGATGTTCAGCAGAATAATGGCTCGGTGTATATAATTGCAGAAGATAATCAGGTCAGACGCGTTCTGGAGATGGTGGGTATAAACCGCCTTATCAAGACGTTTGATTCTGAGAAAGAATTTCTTGATGCGATGAAAGTCTCTGCATAG